A stretch of DNA from Cellulomonas fengjieae:
CGAGCCCGAGGAAGGGCAGGTCGGTCAGCAGGTCGCGGTACGTGCGCAGCGCGGCCACCGTCCCGCCGGTGCGCCGCAGGTCGACCGGCAGCGACTCGCGCAGCGCGAAGGAGGCGATGGCGAGCAGCGCGGCCCCGGCGGCGGCCAGGAACACGAAGATCAGCCGCCAGGACCCCAGCAGGAGCAGCTGCGCCCCGATCGTCGGCGCGAGGATCGGCGCGACGCCCACGACGAGCATCAGTCGGGCCATGACCTTCGAGACGGCCAGCCCTTCGTACCGGTCCCGGACGATGGCCAGCGACAGCACCATGCCGGCCGCCGCCGTGAAGCCCTGCACGAACCGCAGGGCCGTGAACGTCGTGATGCCCGAGGCGAGCACGAGGCCGACGGAGGTCAGGATGTAGACGACGAGCGAGGCCAGGAGCGGACGGCGCCGACCGTAGGCGTCGGAGATGGACCCGATGAGCAGCTGGCCCAGGGCCAGGCCCGCGAGCGAGGCGGCGACGGTCAGCTGCACGGCAGCGGACGTGGTGCCGAGGTCGTCGGCGATCTGGGGGAAGGCCGCGAGATAGGTGTCGAACGTCAGTGGGCCGAGGGCCGTGAGCGCCGACAGCAGGAGGACGAATCCGACGCTCACCCGCGCCGAGGTGCTGCGAACCATGACAGTCCAAGGCGACGGGGTGCGCGCATTCTTCCCGGCTGTCCACTTTCTGGGACGCCGACCGGGGCGTCGCCTCGGTTGCGGCTCCCGCGGTGTCGATACTCAGGCAGTGAGATCTCCGCTGTCCGCCTGCCTGGCCGTCACGGTGGCCGTGTCGGCCCTGCTGGCGGGGTGCCAGGAGCAGGGCGTCACCGACGTCCGCCCGGTGCCGACGCCGGCTGCGGAACAGGCCGTCACGGTGCCCGATGCCGTCGCCACGATGCCGGAGCCGGTCACACCCCAGCCCGTCACACCAGCCCCGGTCACACCGCCGGTCACCTCTGAGCCGGTCACGCCGTCGACCGCTCTGGCGACCGTGGCACTGCTGCCGGTGAAGGGCCGCGCCCCGAAGACGGGGTACGACCGCGACCTGTACGGCCACGCCTGGAAGGACGTCGACCGCAACGGGTGCGACACCCGCAACGACATCCTGCGCCGGGACCTGGTCGACCAGGTGATCAAGGACGGGACGCACGGGTGCGTGGTGGCGGCCGGCACGCTGCACGACCCGTACTCGGGCGAGCCGATCGCGTTCGTCCGCGGGCAGGGGACCTCGTCGGCCGTCCAGATCGACCACGTCGTGGCGCTCTCGGACAGCTGGCAGAAGGGCGCCCAGCAGTGGGACACGACGACACGGGAGGCGTTCGCGAACGACCCGCTGAACCTGCTGGCCGCGGACGGGCCGCTCAACCAGCGCAAGGGGGACGGTGACACGGCGACGTGGTTGCCGCCCAACACCGGGTTCCGCTGCGCCTACGTGGCGCGGCAGGTCGGCGTGAAGCACGCGTACGGGCTGTGGGTCACGCAGGCGGAGCAGGACGCGATGGTCCGCGTGCTCTCGACGTGCCCGAGCGAGCCGCTGCCCGTGGGTTGACCAGCGCACGGACGTGCCCACCCCTACGGTGAGGCGCGTGAGCGGACGCGGAGTGGTTGTCGGAGTGGTCGCGGTCGTCGTCCTGGTGGGCGGCGCCTACGTCGGCGACCGGGTGGCGGAGTCGGCAGCGGAGGAGCGGGTCGTCGAGGCCATCGAGCAGAACCTGGACGTCGTCGGGACCCCGACGGTCGAGCTCGGCGGCTTCCCGTTCCTGACCCAGGTGCTGGCCGGCTCGATCGACGACGTCACGGGCCAGGTCGCGGGCGTCACGCTCGACGGCATCGACGCCACGGACGTGACGATCGACGCGCACGACGTGAGCACCTCGGAGCCGTACACCATGGGTACGGCGACGATCTCGGCGACGCTGCCGACCGCCTCGATCGAGCGGATCGTCGCGGAGCGCTCCGACCTCGAGATCACGCTGGCCGTGGACGGGGACGCACTGACCGCGTCCGGCAGGGTGCTCGGACTGTCGCTGGCGGCAGACCTGGTCCCGCGGGTCGAGGACGGCACGCTCCTGGTGAACGTGCGGAACGTCCAGGTCGCCGGGCTGACCGTCGACGTCGACGACCTGCCCAGCGCGCTCGGCGACCGCCTGACCGACGTCGAGATCCCCGTCGCCGGTCTGCCGGAGGGGCTGGTGCTGTCGGAGGCGACCGTCGTGCCCGACGGCGTGCGCATCACCGCCACCGGCCGCGACGTCGTCCTGCCCACCGAGGCGCCCCCGGCTGGGTAGGGTCCTGCCTGCCCCGCCCGCCCGGGTGGACGACGACCGACCGAAGGACCCACCCGTGGACTGGCTCGGCGCCGCCTGGCAGGACATCACGACACCGCAGCCGGTGCCGTCGAGCACGGTCGTGCTCCTGACGGCGGCGGCCGTGCTGCTGATCCTCGTCGTCCCCGCGGCCTGGCACGTGGCGCGGCACGGCCTGACGATCGTGCACGAGGCCGCCCACGCGGGCGTCGCCGTGCTCGTCGGGCGCCGCCTGTCCGGCATCCGCGTGCACTCGGACACCTCCGGTCTGACGGTCTCGGTGGGCAGGCCGAGAGGGCCGGGCATGGTGGCGACGGCCGCTGCCGGCTACACCGGTCCGGCGCTGCTCGGCGTGGGTGCCGCCTGGCTGCTGTCCCGGGGTTACGCCGTCGCGCTGCTGTGGGCCCTGCTCGTGGTGCTGGTCCTGGTGCTGGTGCAGATCCGCAACTGGTACGGGCTCTGGTCGGTGCTGGTGACCGGTGCCCTGCTGGTCGGCGTGACCGTGTGGGGGTCGGCGACGGTGCAGAGCGTCGCGGCCTACGCGGTCACCTGGTTCCTGCTGCTCGGTGCCCCGCGCGCGGTCC
This window harbors:
- a CDS encoding multidrug effflux MFS transporter, coding for MVRSTSARVSVGFVLLLSALTALGPLTFDTYLAAFPQIADDLGTTSAAVQLTVAASLAGLALGQLLIGSISDAYGRRRPLLASLVVYILTSVGLVLASGITTFTALRFVQGFTAAAGMVLSLAIVRDRYEGLAVSKVMARLMLVVGVAPILAPTIGAQLLLLGSWRLIFVFLAAAGAALLAIASFALRESLPVDLRRTGGTVAALRTYRDLLTDLPFLGLALMSAFYLSAMFTYVASSTFVFQGGYGLTAQQFGWVFAAGAVAITAGSQVNGALVGRFRPEQVLSVTVGVGLVLGLSLFAVTLFGAPFWPVTVLVVLTMGTAGFVLPSAPAIALASNPHRAGSAAALLGALQFGLGAILAPVTSLGGEPTAVTMGAVIAGVIVVAALLLVLVRRSWARRPVEEARAVPRDPAPVDELDAVPRPA
- a CDS encoding HNH endonuclease family protein, whose amino-acid sequence is MRSPLSACLAVTVAVSALLAGCQEQGVTDVRPVPTPAAEQAVTVPDAVATMPEPVTPQPVTPAPVTPPVTSEPVTPSTALATVALLPVKGRAPKTGYDRDLYGHAWKDVDRNGCDTRNDILRRDLVDQVIKDGTHGCVVAAGTLHDPYSGEPIAFVRGQGTSSAVQIDHVVALSDSWQKGAQQWDTTTREAFANDPLNLLAADGPLNQRKGDGDTATWLPPNTGFRCAYVARQVGVKHAYGLWVTQAEQDAMVRVLSTCPSEPLPVG
- a CDS encoding LmeA family phospholipid-binding protein; protein product: MSGRGVVVGVVAVVVLVGGAYVGDRVAESAAEERVVEAIEQNLDVVGTPTVELGGFPFLTQVLAGSIDDVTGQVAGVTLDGIDATDVTIDAHDVSTSEPYTMGTATISATLPTASIERIVAERSDLEITLAVDGDALTASGRVLGLSLAADLVPRVEDGTLLVNVRNVQVAGLTVDVDDLPSALGDRLTDVEIPVAGLPEGLVLSEATVVPDGVRITATGRDVVLPTEAPPAG
- a CDS encoding M50 family metallopeptidase gives rise to the protein MDWLGAAWQDITTPQPVPSSTVVLLTAAAVLLILVVPAAWHVARHGLTIVHEAAHAGVAVLVGRRLSGIRVHSDTSGLTVSVGRPRGPGMVATAAAGYTGPALLGVGAAWLLSRGYAVALLWALLVVLVLVLVQIRNWYGLWSVLVTGALLVGVTVWGSATVQSVAAYAVTWFLLLGAPRAVLEMQTERRRSRRRGVSDTSDAGLLGRLTHLPGAVWVAILLVVCVAALALGAAWLIGLQV